The following are encoded together in the Juglans microcarpa x Juglans regia isolate MS1-56 chromosome 2D, Jm3101_v1.0, whole genome shotgun sequence genome:
- the LOC121251023 gene encoding uncharacterized protein LOC121251023 produces the protein MESSVANIGQLPKRMLILRPYPPSPSLPNIPIPYPIFSLNRRFPAFNLSNPACTRTRTFLCTAKSSRTQKLNTQNLQRESEPEKVEGDDEDDDRDENEFEFSASGGYRGREEEKDYDRDPEFAEILGSCLDDPQKARSKMEERLRKKRNKILQTKTGSAIPMKVTFNKFDFSNSYIWFEFYNVPLGKDITLICDTIRSWHIIGRLGGCNSMNMQLSQSQSDKRPSYDAVQGANATPTTFYNIGDLEIQDNLARFWVDIGTREPLLLDVLINSLTQLSSDIIGIKQLMFGGSEFENWKENLTSEDAGFSVHKI, from the exons ATGGAATCATCTGTTGCAAACATCGGCCAGCTCCCCAAAAGGATGCTTATCCTACGCCCCTACCCACCATCCCCTTCACTGCCAAACATTCCGATCCCGTACCCCATTTTTTCACTCAACCGCCGCTTCCCGGCCTTTAATCTTTCCAATCCGGCCTGTACTCGAACCAGAACATTCCTATGTACCGCTAAATCGAGTCGAACACAGAAACTGAATACCCAAAACTTGCAGAGAGAATCTGAACCAGAAAAAGTAGAAGGCGACGACGAAGATGACGATAGAGATGAGAATGAATTTGAATTCTCAGCCAGCGGTGGGTACCGagggagagaagaagagaaagattACGATAGAGACCCCGAGTTCGCTGAAATCCTCGGTAGTTGTCTGGACGACCCGCAAAAGGCACGGTCCAAA ATGGAGGAGAGgttgaggaagaagaggaacaaAATTTTGCAGACAAAGACTGGTTCAGCAATACCAATGAAAGTGACATTCAACAA ATTTGATTTCTCAAACTCATACATATGGTTCGAGTTCTACAATGTTCCATTGGGGAAAGATATTACCCTAATTTGTGAT ACCATCCGATCGTGGCACATTATTGGACGTCTTGGTGGATGCAATTCCATGAATATGCAA CTGTCACAATCTCAGTCGGATAAAAGACCTAGTTATGATGCTGTTCAGGGAGCAAATGCGACACCAACTACATTTTACAATATTGGGGATCTTGAGATTCAAGACAACTTGGCACGATTCTG GGTGGATATTGGGACCCGTGAACCGCTGCTTCTGGATGTTCTGATAAATTCATTGACACAACTAAGTTCTGA CATAATTGGAATCAAGCAACTGATGTTTGGT